A region of Massilia sp. WG5 DNA encodes the following proteins:
- a CDS encoding OmpA family protein, with protein MKKIALAAALLCSAASTLAQEVINPSWYVAPTVVRIKPDHDFGVGGSDWGGGLKFGRAVHPLWDIQIGATHSRSDNSLTDYHQTVVGADALLMLSRKQIRPFLLVGLGGERDKISRPGNNTSGWSPYVTAGLGLQASLNDQWSMQLDARALKSNLRHDDDFGFSKALTKYVSFSLIYAFNPPPAPPAPAPVVEPTPVVEAPAPAPAPVAPPPPARFEKVTLSATELFAFDSATLSMPQPKLDDIAAALQADPSITDVDIVGYTDRLGSTKYNQKLSQRRADAVREYLVGKGVAANRLQAHGKGESNPVVTDCKQKKKSELIECLAPNRRVEVEQITVERRVQ; from the coding sequence ATGAAGAAGATCGCTCTGGCTGCCGCTCTGCTCTGCTCGGCTGCGTCGACGCTGGCTCAAGAAGTCATCAATCCGTCCTGGTATGTGGCGCCGACCGTCGTCCGTATCAAGCCCGATCATGACTTCGGCGTCGGCGGAAGTGACTGGGGCGGCGGGTTGAAGTTCGGTAGGGCGGTGCACCCGCTGTGGGACATCCAGATCGGCGCAACTCATTCGCGTTCCGACAACAGCCTCACCGACTACCACCAGACCGTGGTCGGCGCCGACGCGCTGCTGATGCTGTCGCGTAAGCAGATCCGTCCCTTCCTGCTGGTTGGCCTCGGCGGCGAGCGCGACAAGATCAGCCGCCCGGGCAACAACACGTCCGGCTGGTCGCCGTATGTCACCGCCGGCCTGGGTCTCCAGGCAAGCCTGAACGACCAATGGTCGATGCAGCTGGACGCCCGCGCGCTCAAGAGCAATCTTCGCCACGACGACGATTTCGGCTTCTCGAAAGCCCTCACCAAGTACGTCAGCTTCAGCCTGATCTACGCCTTCAACCCGCCGCCGGCTCCGCCGGCACCGGCACCGGTGGTCGAACCGACCCCGGTGGTCGAAGCCCCGGCACCGGCACCGGCTCCGGTCGCTCCGCCGCCGCCGGCCCGCTTCGAGAAGGTGACCCTGTCGGCGACCGAGCTGTTCGCCTTCGACAGCGCCACCCTGTCGATGCCGCAGCCTAAGCTGGACGACATCGCCGCTGCCCTGCAGGCCGATCCGTCGATCACCGACGTCGACATCGTCGGCTACACCGACCGCCTGGGCTCGACCAAGTACAACCAGAAGCTGTCGCAGCGCCGCGCCGACGCCGTGCGCGAGTACCTGGTCGGCAAGGGCGTCGCCGCCAACCGCCTGCAGGCTCACGGCAAGGGCGAATCGAACCCGGTCGTCACCGACTGCAAGCAGAAGAAGAAGTCGGAGCTGATCGAGTGCCTGGCGCCGAACCGTCGCGTCGAGGTGGAGCAGATCACCGTCGAACGCCGCGTGCAGTAA
- a CDS encoding winged helix-turn-helix domain-containing protein, protein MHAATHHNAVQGDIGAVHTSSNSALIERVPPQPTERAPISLAPIERVRSTSATQRRIENMQKLIGELQTHEMLADEIAWFLKFSPSGARKYIRDLREAGVIELARYIEGTATYLGKAVYRISPDPERVKAFLAAICQPKREGAAPRKERPGLREQSMAGTGRHFHILADDTHYAIRVNRSPVSRDPLVAALFGPAPSQVAK, encoded by the coding sequence ATGCATGCAGCGACTCATCACAATGCGGTGCAAGGCGACATCGGCGCAGTGCACACTTCCAGCAACTCTGCACTGATCGAACGAGTCCCCCCGCAGCCGACCGAGCGCGCCCCGATTTCACTGGCGCCGATCGAGCGTGTGCGGTCGACCTCGGCCACCCAGCGCCGTATCGAGAACATGCAGAAGCTGATTGGCGAGCTGCAAACGCATGAAATGCTGGCCGACGAGATCGCCTGGTTCCTGAAGTTCTCGCCGTCGGGCGCCCGCAAGTACATCCGCGACCTGCGCGAAGCCGGCGTGATCGAACTGGCGCGCTACATCGAGGGCACCGCCACCTACCTGGGCAAGGCCGTGTACCGCATCTCGCCGGATCCGGAGCGCGTCAAGGCCTTCCTGGCCGCGATCTGCCAGCCGAAGCGCGAAGGCGCCGCCCCGCGCAAGGAGCGTCCGGGCCTGCGCGAGCAGAGCATGGCAGGCACCGGCCGTCATTTCCACATCCTGGCCGACGACACCCACTACGCGATCCGCGTGAACCGCAGCCCGGTCAGCCGCGATCCGCTGGTCGCCGCCCTGTTTGGTCCGGCTCCGAGCCAGGTCGCCAAATAA
- a CDS encoding glutathione peroxidase, giving the protein MLPSADSLEGKPVPQVTFKARPDDQWRDITTDELFKGKTVVVFALPGAYTPTCSSAHLPRYNELAPVLRENGVDDIVCITVNDPFVVNEWQRSQEADNITMIPDGNGDFSEGMGLLVDKRELGFGKRSWRYSMLVKDGIIDKIFIEPDKEGDPFEVSDADTMLRHINPEAKPSEPVVMFSKPGCPFCARAKAVLKARGVPFTDIPQDQKITTSVLRAVSGEMTWPQVFIGGTRIGGADAVEAHFGSSGAPAAA; this is encoded by the coding sequence ATGTTACCGAGTGCAGATTCGCTGGAAGGAAAGCCCGTCCCCCAGGTCACGTTCAAGGCCCGTCCCGACGACCAGTGGCGCGACATCACGACCGACGAGTTGTTCAAGGGCAAGACCGTGGTCGTCTTTGCCTTGCCGGGCGCCTATACGCCCACCTGTTCGTCCGCACACCTGCCGCGCTATAACGAACTGGCGCCGGTCTTGCGCGAGAATGGCGTCGACGATATCGTCTGCATCACCGTCAACGATCCTTTCGTCGTCAACGAGTGGCAGCGTAGCCAGGAAGCGGACAACATCACCATGATTCCGGACGGCAACGGCGACTTCAGCGAAGGCATGGGCCTGCTCGTGGACAAGCGCGAGCTCGGCTTCGGCAAGCGGTCCTGGCGCTACTCGATGCTGGTGAAGGATGGCATCATCGACAAGATCTTCATCGAGCCGGACAAGGAGGGCGACCCGTTCGAGGTGTCGGACGCCGACACCATGCTGCGCCACATCAATCCGGAAGCGAAGCCGAGCGAGCCGGTGGTCATGTTCTCCAAGCCCGGCTGCCCCTTCTGCGCGCGCGCCAAGGCCGTGCTGAAGGCGCGCGGCGTTCCCTTCACCGATATCCCGCAGGACCAGAAGATCACCACCAGCGTGCTGCGCGCCGTCTCGGGCGAGATGACCTGGCCCCAGGTCTTCATCGGCGGCACGCGGATCGGCGGCGCCGACGCCGTCGAGGCGCATTTCGGATCGTCCGGCGCCCCGGCGGCAGCGTGA
- a CDS encoding zinc-dependent peptidase yields METSAAVACAAIAGGLLLAWGLPRWRLRRALGRPLDVRQLAFIESNVVQYRGMPAPLRAQLQDLVKRFLHEKTFVGCAGLEVTEEMRVTIAAQACLLLLNRSTEVYPGLHAVLVYPGAFLVPRKQVDAGGVVTETRQDLLGESWGDGRVILSWDHVRRAAHAPEGAQNVVLHEFAHQLDSESGSTNGAPLLGSAERYKRWSETLARDFELLRRETYWGYRDVLDPYGASSPAEFFAVATESFFEQPHALAARHAELYAEFQRYFRVDPREWFPLPQWQEPELHHAAYGQWQ; encoded by the coding sequence ATGGAGACCAGCGCCGCCGTCGCCTGCGCCGCCATCGCCGGCGGCTTGCTGCTGGCCTGGGGCCTGCCGCGCTGGCGCCTGCGGCGGGCGCTGGGGCGTCCGCTCGACGTCCGCCAGCTGGCCTTCATCGAAAGCAATGTCGTCCAGTACCGCGGCATGCCGGCGCCGCTGCGCGCGCAGCTGCAGGACCTGGTCAAGCGCTTCCTGCACGAGAAGACCTTCGTCGGCTGCGCCGGGCTCGAGGTGACCGAGGAGATGCGGGTGACGATCGCGGCCCAGGCCTGCCTGCTGCTGCTGAACCGCAGCACCGAGGTGTATCCCGGCCTGCATGCGGTGCTGGTATATCCGGGCGCCTTCCTGGTGCCGCGCAAGCAGGTCGACGCCGGCGGCGTGGTCACCGAAACGCGCCAGGACCTGCTCGGCGAATCCTGGGGCGACGGGCGCGTGATCCTGTCCTGGGATCACGTTCGCCGCGCCGCTCACGCGCCGGAGGGCGCGCAGAACGTGGTGCTGCACGAATTCGCGCACCAGCTCGACAGCGAATCCGGCAGCACCAACGGCGCGCCCCTGCTCGGCAGCGCCGAACGCTACAAGCGCTGGTCGGAGACCCTGGCGCGCGACTTCGAACTATTGCGCCGCGAGACCTACTGGGGCTACCGCGACGTGCTCGATCCCTACGGCGCCAGCAGCCCGGCCGAGTTCTTCGCGGTGGCCACCGAAAGCTTCTTCGAGCAGCCGCATGCGCTGGCGGCGCGCCATGCCGAGCTGTATGCCGAGTTCCAGCGCTATTTCCGCGTCGACCCGCGCGAGTGGTTCCCGCTGCCGCAGTGGCAGGAACCGGAACTGCATCATGCGGCCTACGGCCAATGGCAATAG
- a CDS encoding glycine zipper domain-containing protein translates to MSMIIAGHFELQEEVERARRALLDAGFAGERISGFYLSQPGQHDQTPIGGDHMQSPGAKETPEGVAQGAGAGAAVGVVAGAATSPLTGPLGPVVGGLVGAHVGSLFSFSKMKEAGEKEAGGRAPVENRHAGMLVAVAFDDTGLEGKAVDVLRGLGATQIERARGNIVDGDWADFDPGSAPDIIR, encoded by the coding sequence ATGTCCATGATCATTGCAGGGCACTTCGAGCTTCAGGAGGAAGTCGAGCGGGCGCGCCGCGCGCTGCTCGACGCCGGCTTCGCGGGCGAACGCATCAGCGGCTTCTACCTGAGCCAGCCCGGCCAGCACGACCAGACCCCGATCGGCGGCGACCACATGCAGTCGCCGGGGGCCAAGGAAACGCCCGAGGGCGTGGCGCAGGGCGCCGGCGCCGGCGCCGCGGTCGGCGTGGTGGCGGGCGCCGCAACGTCGCCGCTCACGGGGCCGCTGGGGCCGGTGGTCGGCGGCCTGGTCGGCGCCCACGTCGGCTCGCTGTTCAGCTTTTCGAAGATGAAGGAAGCCGGCGAGAAGGAAGCGGGCGGCCGTGCACCGGTCGAGAACCGCCATGCCGGCATGCTGGTCGCGGTGGCCTTCGACGATACCGGCCTCGAGGGCAAGGCGGTGGATGTGCTGCGCGGCCTCGGCGCCACCCAGATCGAGCGCGCCAGGGGCAATATCGTCGACGGCGACTGGGCCGACTTCGATCCGGGCAGCGCCCCCGACATCATCCGCTGA
- the phbB gene encoding acetoacetyl-CoA reductase — MHDDKAASKVALVTGGMGGLGTAICRRLHDEGFQVATTYSPANPTPEAWLAAQRDDAYRFKAYKLDVTDYGDCEWMMQKLLAEMGRLDVLVNNAGITRDRSLRRMGVDDWQAVLRADLDSVFNLSKQAIEPMMARRWGRIVNISSVNGQQGAFGQANYAAAKAGMHGFTKALALEMARHGVTVNTVSPGYLRTKMVEAVPQDVLKDKILPQIPMGRLGEPDEVAGLVAYLVSDVAAFMTGANLAINGGQHMY; from the coding sequence ATGCACGATGATAAAGCAGCGAGCAAAGTAGCCTTGGTAACAGGTGGAATGGGTGGACTGGGCACGGCGATCTGCCGGCGCCTGCACGACGAAGGGTTTCAGGTGGCAACGACGTACTCGCCGGCCAACCCGACCCCGGAAGCCTGGCTGGCGGCCCAGCGCGACGACGCTTACCGCTTCAAGGCCTACAAGCTCGACGTCACCGATTATGGCGACTGCGAGTGGATGATGCAGAAGCTGCTGGCCGAGATGGGCCGGCTCGATGTGCTCGTCAACAATGCCGGCATCACGCGCGACCGCAGCCTGCGCAGGATGGGCGTCGACGACTGGCAGGCGGTGCTGCGCGCCGACCTCGACAGCGTATTCAACCTGAGCAAGCAGGCGATCGAGCCGATGATGGCGCGGCGCTGGGGCCGGATCGTGAATATCTCCTCGGTGAATGGCCAGCAGGGCGCCTTCGGCCAGGCCAACTATGCCGCCGCCAAGGCCGGTATGCACGGCTTCACCAAGGCGCTGGCGCTGGAGATGGCGCGCCATGGCGTTACCGTCAACACGGTCTCGCCGGGCTACCTGCGCACCAAAATGGTGGAGGCCGTGCCGCAGGACGTCCTGAAGGACAAGATCCTGCCGCAAATCCCGATGGGCCGCCTGGGCGAGCCGGACGAGGTGGCGGGGCTGGTGGCCTATCTGGTGTCCGACGTGGCGGCCTTCATGACCGGGGCGAACCTGGCCATCAACGGCGGCCAGCACATGTACTAG
- a CDS encoding TraR/DksA C4-type zinc finger protein has translation MTVNPSVQPDGADPDRLALLKSMLEQRLHALESMEATQASDAELPVAEVESSPLDRATVRLLNDLSREAAGHHAAEVQVLRHALAKFEDGSYGLCEECGQPIGASRLLARPEARLCIGCQTRAEQRH, from the coding sequence ATGACCGTCAATCCAAGCGTCCAGCCCGACGGCGCGGACCCTGACCGGCTCGCGCTCCTGAAGTCGATGCTGGAACAGCGCCTGCATGCGCTGGAGAGCATGGAGGCGACGCAAGCCTCCGACGCCGAACTGCCGGTGGCCGAAGTCGAAAGTTCCCCCCTCGACCGCGCCACCGTGCGCCTGCTGAACGACCTCTCGCGCGAGGCCGCCGGCCACCATGCGGCCGAGGTGCAGGTGCTGCGCCATGCGCTGGCCAAGTTCGAGGACGGGAGCTACGGCCTGTGCGAGGAATGCGGCCAGCCGATCGGCGCTTCGCGCCTGCTGGCGCGGCCGGAAGCGCGCCTCTGCATAGGCTGCCAGACGCGCGCCGAGCAAAGACATTAA
- the otnI gene encoding 2-oxo-tetronate isomerase, whose product MPKFAANLSLMFNELGFLERFAAARAAGFDAVEFLFPYAFETEQIVGRLQRYKLQLVLHNFPPGDWAAGERGFACDPRRAGEFQDSVELALDYAVDLGVPRLHCMAGKLPPNVAPERAHATFVSNLRFAAEACARHGIEVLIEPINDRDIPGYFLTHSAQAAGIIAECGAPNLFMQYDIYHMQRMEGELANTLRERLPLIHHIQLADVPGRHEPGTGEINFPFLFKLLDELGYEGWVGCEYNPLGDTVAGLGWRDACR is encoded by the coding sequence ATGCCGAAATTCGCCGCCAACCTGAGCCTGATGTTCAACGAACTCGGTTTCCTCGAACGCTTTGCCGCGGCGCGCGCGGCCGGCTTCGACGCGGTCGAGTTCCTGTTCCCCTATGCCTTCGAGACGGAACAGATCGTCGGCCGCCTGCAGCGCTACAAGCTGCAACTCGTACTGCACAATTTCCCGCCCGGCGACTGGGCCGCCGGCGAGCGCGGCTTTGCCTGCGATCCGCGCCGCGCCGGCGAATTCCAGGACAGCGTCGAACTGGCCCTCGACTACGCGGTCGACCTCGGCGTGCCGCGCCTGCACTGCATGGCCGGCAAGCTCCCGCCGAACGTCGCGCCAGAGCGCGCCCACGCCACCTTCGTATCGAACCTGCGCTTCGCCGCCGAGGCCTGCGCCCGCCACGGCATCGAAGTGCTGATCGAACCGATCAACGACCGCGACATCCCGGGCTACTTCCTGACCCACAGCGCCCAGGCCGCCGGCATCATCGCCGAATGCGGCGCCCCCAACCTCTTCATGCAGTACGACATCTATCATATGCAGCGCATGGAAGGCGAGCTCGCCAACACCCTGCGCGAGCGCCTGCCGCTGATCCACCACATCCAGCTGGCCGACGTGCCCGGCCGCCACGAGCCTGGTACCGGCGAGATCAATTTTCCCTTCCTGTTCAAGCTCCTGGACGAGCTTGGCTACGAGGGCTGGGTCGGCTGCGAGTACAACCCGCTCGGCGACACGGTGGCGGGACTGGGCTGGCGCGATGCATGCCGATGA
- a CDS encoding MFS transporter produces MKPAAAPGPRAALLRDPNYAWLMGGGVISALGDQFTMIALPWLVLQLTRDPLALGMMVALLGVPRAVLILFGGALVDRHSPKRILMLTKHVNTVLLGLLAALVLSGRATLPLVTLLATVLSLASAFSIPAGTSMLPQAVSREQLPQANAMMMAVRQVTMLAGPLLAGLLFALGGDGSTGMANGGARGLGLAFAFDAFSFALSAWTLAKVRPLPAAAPVQAQAPAHEPVLRAVGAGLAALWRDTSMRTAFLYWGLCACVGGGVMQVAMPLLASERLHGASALGLLMGAHGAGALAGMALSGVLGRRRLGNLGLTLLLVDGLAGILLMPMGLVTSSWQGMLLMGAVGVLSGYIQVAVFTWIQQRVAPQMLGRMMSIFMFVFMGLAPLSATVAGWVASHVALPTLFVGGGLCLGVTALAAWLFTPMARLSDAAAAAAPAASRAPTN; encoded by the coding sequence ATGAAGCCCGCCGCCGCGCCGGGCCCGCGCGCCGCCCTGCTGCGCGACCCCAACTATGCCTGGCTGATGGGCGGCGGCGTGATTTCCGCCCTCGGCGACCAGTTCACCATGATCGCCCTGCCCTGGCTGGTGCTGCAGCTGACCCGCGACCCGCTCGCGCTCGGCATGATGGTGGCCCTGCTGGGCGTGCCGCGCGCGGTCCTGATCCTGTTCGGCGGCGCCCTGGTCGACCGCCATTCGCCCAAGCGGATCCTGATGCTGACCAAGCACGTCAACACCGTGCTGCTGGGCCTGCTGGCCGCCCTGGTGCTGAGCGGCCGCGCGACCCTGCCGCTGGTCACGCTGCTGGCCACGGTCCTCAGCCTGGCCTCGGCCTTCAGCATCCCGGCCGGCACCTCGATGCTGCCGCAGGCCGTGTCCCGCGAACAGTTGCCGCAGGCAAACGCAATGATGATGGCGGTGCGCCAGGTGACCATGCTGGCCGGACCGCTGCTGGCCGGCCTGCTGTTTGCGCTGGGCGGCGACGGCAGCACCGGCATGGCGAACGGCGGCGCGCGCGGCCTGGGCCTGGCTTTTGCCTTCGATGCCTTCAGTTTCGCGCTGTCGGCCTGGACCCTGGCCAAGGTCAGGCCGCTGCCGGCCGCCGCGCCCGTGCAGGCGCAGGCGCCAGCACACGAGCCGGTGCTGCGCGCGGTCGGCGCCGGCCTGGCCGCACTGTGGCGCGACACGAGCATGCGCACCGCCTTCCTGTACTGGGGCTTGTGCGCCTGCGTCGGCGGCGGCGTGATGCAGGTGGCGATGCCGCTGCTGGCCAGCGAGCGCCTGCACGGCGCTTCCGCCCTCGGCCTGCTGATGGGCGCGCACGGCGCCGGTGCGCTGGCCGGGATGGCGTTGTCCGGCGTGCTCGGCCGGCGCCGCCTGGGCAATCTCGGCCTCACCCTGCTGCTGGTGGACGGCCTGGCCGGCATCCTGCTGATGCCGATGGGCCTGGTCACGAGCAGCTGGCAGGGCATGCTGCTGATGGGCGCGGTCGGTGTGCTGAGCGGCTATATCCAGGTGGCCGTGTTCACCTGGATCCAGCAGCGCGTCGCCCCGCAGATGCTGGGCCGCATGATGAGCATCTTCATGTTCGTCTTCATGGGCTTGGCGCCGCTGAGCGCGACGGTCGCCGGATGGGTGGCCAGCCACGTCGCCCTGCCCACCCTGTTCGTCGGCGGCGGCCTGTGCCTGGGCGTGACGGCCCTGGCGGCCTGGCTGTTCACGCCGATGGCGCGCTTGAGCGATGCCGCGGCGGCAGCGGCGCCCGCGGCTTCGCGGGCGCCGACAAACTGA
- a CDS encoding MarR family winged helix-turn-helix transcriptional regulator produces the protein MSDTLSTEFCLRMGRAWAALSRRLDSALGGHHGISFADYQLLLQLQRAPGGRLRRVDLAEKLGLTASGVTRSLLPLEKIGLVDRQSDPRDARVGYAIITATGSELVTNATTVVDNVSRAMLGAPSRAQLEATSTLLAQLAGTDQ, from the coding sequence ATGAGCGACACATTGAGCACCGAATTCTGCCTGCGCATGGGACGCGCCTGGGCCGCCCTCTCGCGCCGCCTGGACAGCGCCCTCGGCGGCCACCACGGCATCAGCTTTGCCGACTACCAGCTGCTGCTGCAGTTGCAGCGCGCCCCCGGCGGCCGCCTGCGCCGGGTCGACCTGGCCGAAAAACTGGGCCTGACCGCCTCCGGCGTGACCCGCTCGCTGCTGCCGCTGGAAAAGATCGGCCTGGTCGACCGCCAAAGCGATCCGCGCGACGCCCGCGTCGGCTACGCCATCATCACCGCCACCGGCAGCGAGCTGGTGACGAACGCCACGACCGTGGTCGACAACGTCAGCCGCGCCATGCTGGGCGCGCCGTCGCGGGCCCAGCTCGAAGCGACGTCAACCCTGCTGGCCCAGCTGGCCGGAACCGACCAATGA
- a CDS encoding DEAD/DEAH box helicase, producing MSFTTLGLTDAIVRAVTEAGYTAPTPIQAQAIPAVLGGGDLLAGAQTGTGKTAGFTLPVLHRLSTDKNGAALTNKTSKRPIRALVLAPTRELAAQVEENIRTYAKYTNLNSAVIFGGVGIHPQIKLLANGVDILVATPGRLLDHVGQGTIKLDKIEILVLDEADRMLDMGFIHDIKKVLAVLPPKRQNLLFSATFSDEIKALADKLLNNPALIEVARRNSTVEVIEQMIHPVDRDKKHPMLAHLIKTNNWKQVLVFTRTKHGANKLVEQLGKDGIGAMAIHGNKSQSARTKALAEFKDGSLTALVATDIAARGIDIDQLPHVVNYDLPNVPEDYVHRIGRTGRAGATGEAVSLVCVDEHQMLKDIEKLIKQTLPRQVIPGFEPDPNAKAQPIQLRSGAPGHGNRGGRPGGGRPGNAPRGAAPAAGRSPAPAGQRSSAPAGGAPRNGGQPGGNRSGANAGGRGNGGNGGNGGGGRSGQNRGPRPASARSGGGDR from the coding sequence ATGTCATTCACTACTCTCGGTCTGACCGACGCCATCGTACGTGCCGTTACCGAAGCGGGCTATACCGCTCCGACCCCGATCCAGGCGCAGGCCATTCCGGCCGTGCTGGGCGGCGGCGACCTGCTGGCCGGCGCCCAGACCGGCACCGGCAAGACTGCCGGCTTCACGCTGCCCGTGCTGCACCGCCTGTCGACCGACAAGAACGGCGCGGCCCTGACCAACAAGACCTCGAAGCGCCCGATCCGCGCGCTGGTGCTGGCCCCGACCCGCGAACTCGCGGCCCAGGTCGAGGAAAACATCCGCACCTACGCCAAGTACACCAACCTGAATTCGGCCGTGATCTTCGGCGGCGTCGGCATCCATCCGCAGATCAAGCTGCTGGCCAACGGCGTCGACATCCTGGTCGCGACCCCCGGCCGCCTGCTCGACCACGTCGGCCAGGGCACCATCAAGCTCGACAAGATCGAGATCCTGGTGCTGGACGAAGCCGACCGCATGCTCGACATGGGCTTCATCCACGACATCAAGAAGGTGCTGGCGGTGCTGCCGCCGAAGCGCCAGAACCTGCTGTTCTCGGCCACTTTCTCGGACGAGATCAAGGCCCTGGCCGACAAGCTGCTGAACAACCCGGCACTGATCGAAGTGGCGCGCCGCAACTCGACCGTGGAAGTCATCGAGCAGATGATCCACCCGGTCGACCGCGACAAGAAGCACCCGATGCTGGCCCACCTGATCAAGACCAACAACTGGAAGCAGGTGCTGGTGTTCACCCGCACCAAGCACGGCGCCAACAAGCTGGTCGAACAGCTCGGCAAGGACGGCATCGGCGCGATGGCGATCCACGGCAACAAGAGCCAGTCGGCACGCACCAAGGCGCTGGCCGAGTTCAAGGACGGCAGCCTGACCGCCCTGGTCGCCACCGACATCGCGGCGCGCGGCATCGACATCGACCAGCTGCCGCACGTGGTCAACTACGACCTGCCGAACGTACCGGAAGACTACGTGCACCGGATCGGCCGCACCGGCCGCGCCGGCGCCACCGGCGAAGCGGTGTCCCTGGTCTGCGTCGACGAACACCAGATGCTCAAGGACATCGAGAAGCTGATCAAGCAAACCCTGCCGCGCCAGGTCATCCCGGGCTTCGAGCCGGACCCGAACGCCAAGGCCCAGCCGATCCAGCTGCGCAGCGGCGCACCAGGCCACGGCAACCGTGGCGGTCGTCCGGGCGGCGGCCGCCCGGGTAACGCACCGCGCGGCGCGGCGCCCGCAGCGGGCCGCAGCCCTGCTCCGGCCGGCCAGCGCAGCAGCGCCCCGGCAGGCGGCGCACCGCGCAACGGCGGCCAGCCAGGCGGCAACCGTAGCGGCGCGAATGCCGGCGGACGCGGCAACGGCGGGAATGGCGGCAACGGCGGCGGTGGACGCAGCGGCCAGAACCGCGGTCCGCGCCCGGCATCGGCACGCAGCGGCGGCGGCGATCGCTGA
- a CDS encoding inositol monophosphatase family protein gives MLNTAIKAARRAATVINRASFDLDRITVSEKSHNNFVTDVDQAAEQAIVETLLKAYPDHAILGEESGPTANLNDESEYVWIIDPIDGTTNFLHGYPNYCVSIALQQRGVITQAVIYDPVRNDLFTATKGAGSYLNEKRIRVRNPDRISKALIGSGHGVEPRDLAEYLRMYEVMAPRCQGVRSSGSAALELANVAAGRVDGFFEKGLKIWDIAAGSLLVTEAGGIVGEFSGESEYLNKGDVIAAGPKVFAGMVAVLKPFA, from the coding sequence ATGCTCAACACGGCCATCAAGGCCGCCCGCCGCGCCGCCACGGTCATCAACCGCGCGTCTTTCGATCTCGACCGCATTACCGTCAGCGAAAAAAGCCATAACAACTTCGTCACCGACGTCGACCAGGCGGCGGAACAGGCGATCGTCGAGACCCTGCTGAAAGCCTACCCCGACCACGCCATCCTGGGCGAAGAGTCCGGCCCGACCGCCAACCTGAACGACGAGAGCGAATACGTCTGGATCATCGATCCGATCGACGGCACCACCAACTTCCTGCACGGCTACCCGAACTACTGCGTCTCGATCGCGCTGCAGCAACGCGGCGTGATCACCCAGGCCGTGATCTACGACCCGGTCCGCAACGACCTGTTCACCGCCACCAAGGGCGCCGGCTCCTACTTGAACGAAAAGCGCATCCGCGTGCGCAATCCCGACCGCATCAGCAAGGCCCTGATCGGCTCCGGCCACGGCGTCGAGCCGCGCGACCTGGCCGAATACCTGCGCATGTACGAAGTGATGGCGCCCCGCTGCCAGGGCGTGCGCTCGAGCGGCTCGGCAGCGCTGGAACTGGCCAACGTGGCCGCCGGCCGTGTCGACGGCTTCTTCGAGAAAGGCCTGAAGATCTGGGATATCGCCGCAGGCTCCCTGCTGGTCACCGAGGCCGGCGGCATCGTCGGCGAGTTCAGCGGTGAATCCGAATACCTGAACAAGGGCGACGTGATCGCCGCCGGCCCGAAAGTCTTCGCCGGCATGGTTGCCGTCCTGAAGCCGTTTGCGTAA
- a CDS encoding RNA methyltransferase — MNPTETDTSLFQRLRFVLVETSRAGNVGSVARAMKTMGFADLVLVAPRCADPLHDPEAVAFASGALDVLDGARIVGTVAEALEGCNFAAAVSARLREFSPPVWTPRAFSAHVASTPDLRPALILGNERVGLPNEIVAGCNVLINIPANPSYSSLNLSQAAQVLAYECRLAAEGENRTQTGVGFQGEAASMAQIEGMYAHLEEALVAIGFLNADNPKKLMPRLKRLFARTQLETEEVNILRGIARQMLNHRQD, encoded by the coding sequence ATGAACCCGACCGAAACTGACACATCTCTTTTCCAACGCCTCCGTTTTGTGCTAGTTGAAACCAGCCGGGCAGGCAATGTCGGCTCGGTGGCGCGGGCGATGAAGACCATGGGCTTTGCCGACCTGGTGCTGGTGGCGCCGCGCTGCGCCGATCCGCTGCACGATCCGGAAGCGGTCGCCTTCGCCAGCGGCGCGCTCGACGTGCTGGATGGTGCGCGCATCGTCGGCACTGTGGCGGAGGCGCTGGAAGGCTGCAATTTCGCCGCCGCGGTGTCGGCCCGGCTGCGCGAATTCTCGCCGCCGGTCTGGACCCCGCGCGCCTTTTCCGCACATGTGGCTTCGACGCCGGACCTGCGCCCGGCGCTGATTCTCGGCAACGAGCGCGTCGGCCTGCCGAACGAGATCGTCGCCGGCTGCAATGTGCTGATCAACATCCCGGCGAATCCATCGTACTCCTCGCTGAACCTGTCGCAGGCGGCCCAGGTGCTGGCCTATGAGTGCCGGCTGGCGGCGGAAGGAGAAAATCGCACCCAGACCGGGGTCGGTTTCCAGGGCGAGGCCGCCAGCATGGCCCAGATCGAGGGCATGTACGCCCACCTCGAAGAAGCGCTGGTGGCGATCGGCTTTTTAAATGCCGACAACCCGAAAAAACTGATGCCGCGCCTGAAGCGCCTGTTCGCCCGCACCCAGCTGGAAACCGAAGAAGTCAACATCCTGCGCGGCATCGCCCGCCAGATGCTGAATCACCGCCAGGACTGA